Proteins from a genomic interval of Candidatus Hydrogenedens sp.:
- a CDS encoding biopolymer transporter ExbD → MRIRRNYENEPEPIQMAPLIDIVFLTLVFFMATTVYGVLESEIDITLPTAETSVPTTRSQGEIYINLKADGSIVVNNRSVSLSELQEVLNKVSQFFPGSSVIIRGDQSAMLGNAIRVLDCCRKAHIQNVAFSAINEKQTSNSEGTVKADTPTDTLAPTPETPKQ, encoded by the coding sequence ATGAGAATTCGTCGGAATTATGAAAATGAACCCGAGCCCATTCAAATGGCTCCATTGATTGATATTGTCTTTTTGACCCTTGTTTTTTTTATGGCAACTACCGTATATGGCGTTCTGGAATCCGAAATTGACATTACTTTACCAACAGCAGAAACTTCTGTGCCAACAACACGTAGCCAGGGAGAAATTTATATTAACTTAAAAGCCGATGGTTCTATTGTCGTTAATAATCGTTCTGTATCCCTATCCGAATTGCAGGAGGTATTGAACAAAGTGTCCCAATTCTTCCCCGGCAGTTCCGTCATTATCCGTGGAGACCAGAGTGCTATGTTAGGCAATGCAATACGAGTTTTAGATTGCTGTAGAAAAGCCCATATACAGAATGTAGCCTTTTCCGCAATTAATGAAAAACAAACATCTAACTCCGAAGGCACTGTCAAAGCAGATACTCCCACAGATACACTTGCTCCTACCCCAGAGACCCCAAAACAATAG
- a CDS encoding MotA/TolQ/ExbB proton channel family protein, translated as MFKGKLFFLLAACIFCFTLISYAQNNTDTSTIPPIQQNLTLWDMIKAGGVILWIIGVLGFIGLVWAFYLLLTLTPRRELPSTLIRRLFHLLQAGDYKGVLELCEGRDKLIAKMVFAGVKLVGHDRYVIQDAMESEGERGASILWQRISYLNNIAVLAPLLGLLGTVWGMMQAFGAIAFNDAQVKGLTMAYSVATAMVTTAGGLVVAIPAMAIYFYLRGRVNRIIAEVEAIASEMVELILRGTRV; from the coding sequence ATGTTCAAAGGAAAATTATTTTTTTTATTAGCCGCTTGTATTTTTTGCTTCACTCTTATCTCATACGCACAAAATAACACGGATACATCCACCATTCCACCTATTCAGCAAAATCTCACATTATGGGATATGATAAAGGCAGGTGGGGTAATACTCTGGATAATTGGGGTTTTGGGCTTTATTGGATTGGTATGGGCGTTTTATCTCCTGTTGACATTAACACCCCGACGAGAACTACCATCAACCCTCATTCGACGATTGTTTCATTTGCTACAAGCAGGGGATTACAAAGGGGTACTGGAACTTTGTGAAGGACGGGATAAACTAATTGCCAAAATGGTTTTTGCCGGTGTGAAATTGGTTGGACACGACCGCTATGTCATTCAAGATGCTATGGAAAGTGAAGGGGAACGAGGCGCAAGTATTTTATGGCAACGCATATCTTATTTAAATAATATTGCGGTTTTAGCCCCTTTGTTAGGTCTATTAGGGACGGTATGGGGCATGATGCAGGCTTTCGGGGCTATTGCATTTAATGATGCTCAGGTGAAAGGGCTTACCATGGCATACAGCGTAGCCACAGCGATGGTAACTACCGCAGGAGGTTTGGTCGTTGCTATTCCCGCTATGGCAATTTATTTCTATCTACGGGGTAGAGTAAATCGAATTATTGCAGAAGTAGAAGCCATCGCCAGTGAAATGGTAGAACTTATTTTGAGAGGAACACGCGTATGA